The following are from one region of the Synergistaceae bacterium genome:
- the rpsF gene encoding 30S ribosomal protein S6 → MLVILDAASDSDQAGEIAKIEELLKNLGGTVSKIDDWGKKTLAYPIRKKTEGYYVLFNFELEPAQTFELRRVLGLRQNVYRQLVIVLDD, encoded by the coding sequence ACGCTGCTTCAGATTCGGATCAGGCTGGAGAAATTGCGAAAATCGAGGAGCTTTTAAAGAATCTCGGCGGCACTGTTTCAAAAATTGATGACTGGGGGAAGAAGACCCTCGCCTACCCAATCAGGAAGAAGACAGAAGGCTATTACGTGTTATTTAATTTCGAGCTTGAGCCCGCACAGACATTCGAGCTTAGACGTGTACTTGGCCTGCGTCAAAATGTTTATCGCCAATTAGTTATTGTGCTTGACGATTAA
- a CDS encoding single-stranded DNA-binding protein — MRGLNRAVIAGNLTRDPEIRQTVNKRSIARFAVAINRSYKDSNGEYKDATEYVNVVVWGPFAEHCGKYLKKGSPVLVEGRIQTTSFDAKDGSGKRYMTEINAENVIFLNQGQGQQGNNNIPSSQPWPEESDPNFGSSINETGFGGGFPDNNETAAHESDIPF; from the coding sequence ATGAGAGGCTTAAACCGTGCGGTTATTGCGGGAAATCTGACTCGCGATCCTGAAATCCGTCAGACCGTTAATAAACGCTCGATTGCGAGATTTGCCGTTGCTATAAACCGTTCATACAAGGACAGTAACGGCGAGTACAAAGACGCTACAGAATATGTAAACGTTGTTGTCTGGGGACCATTTGCCGAACACTGCGGAAAATATTTAAAGAAGGGCAGTCCCGTTTTAGTTGAAGGCCGTATACAAACTACAAGTTTTGACGCTAAAGACGGTTCCGGAAAAAGATACATGACGGAAATTAACGCCGAAAATGTAATATTTCTGAATCAGGGACAAGGCCAACAGGGAAATAATAATATTCCTTCGTCGCAGCCATGGCCGGAAGAGTCAGATCCTAATTTCGGAAGCAGCATAAATGAAACAGGATTCGGCGGCGGTTTTCCTGATAATAACGAGACAGCAGCACACGAAAGCGACATACCGTTTTAG